A window of the Hypomesus transpacificus isolate Combined female chromosome 22, fHypTra1, whole genome shotgun sequence genome harbors these coding sequences:
- the chrnb5a gene encoding neuronal acetylcholine receptor subunit beta-2, with translation MAARVTVSLFLLVLSLASTGAENAEERLVNYLLGPERYNKLIRPAVNKSQQVTISIQVSLSQLISVNEREQIMTTNLWLFQEWNDYRLRWDPEKYEGIKKLRIPSKHIWLPDIVLYNNADGVYEVSFYCNAVVSNTGDIFWLPPAIYKSACAIEVKNFPFDQQNCTLKFRSWTYDHTELDLILTSDFASRDDFTPSGEWDIVSLPARKNEDPDDITYLDITYDFVIKRKPLFYTINLIIPCVLITSLAILVFYLPSDCGEKMTLCISVLLALTVFLLLISKIVPPTSLAVPLIGKYLMFTMVLVTFSIVTSVCVLNVHHRSPSTHRMPDWVKRLFLVRLPAFLFMRRLGSSNVRERLRRKYGSTTGAGTGAATGSAGNNSAPRGGEKKTHSDIKLGGIKTNADSFYVNEDSSKKFGWKVGDVSDGGPPEFRRRVAVQWDADMEEAVDGVRYIAEHMGTEDDDEGIIKDWKYVAMVIDRLFLWIFIVVCVTGTLGLFMQPLFQSYNTPTADDNELGDF, from the exons ATGGCTGCGAGGGTGACCGTGTCCCTATTTCTCCTGGTACTCTCCCTCGCAA GCACAGGGGCAGAGAACGCGGAGGAGCGTCTGGTGAACTACCTCCTGGGACCAGAGCGATACAACAAGCTGATCAGACCGGCGGTCAATAAGAGCCAGCAGGTCACCATCTCCATCCAGgtgtctctgtcccagctcATCAGTGtg AATGAAAGAGAGCAGATAATGACGACTAACCTCTGGCTCTTCCAG GAGTGGAATGACTACAGACTGAGATGGGACCCGGAGAAGTACGAAGGCATAAAAAAACTACGAATCCCATCCAAGCACATCTGGCTTCCTGACATTGTCCTCTATAACAA cGCCGACGGCGTCTACGAGGTGTCCTTCTACTGCAACGCCGTGGTCTCCAACACGGGCGACATCTTCTGGCTCCCACCCGCCATCTACAAGTCCGCGTGCGCCATCGAGGTCAAGAACTTCCCCTTTGACCAGCAGAACTGCACGCTCAAGTTCCGCTCGTGGACCTACGACCACACGGAGCTCGACCTCATCCTGACCAGCGACTTTGCCAGCCGCGACGACTTCACGCCCAGCGGCGAGTGGGACATCGTGTCGCTGCCCGCCCGCAAGAACGAGGACCCCGATGACATCACCTACCTGGACATCACCTATGACTTTGTCATCAAGAGGAAACCACTGTTCTACACCATCAACCTGATTATCCCCTGTGTCCTCATCACCTCCCTGGCCATCCTGGTGTTCTACCTGCCCTCCGACTGCGGAGAGAAGATGACCCTGTGCATCTCCGTCCTGCTGGCCCTCACTGTGTTCCTGTTGCTGATCTCCAAGATAGTTCCGCCCACCTCCCTGGCAGTGCCCCTCATAG GCAAGTATCTGATGTTCACCATGGTCTTGGTCACCTTCTCCATCGTGACCAGCGTGTGTGTCCTAAACGTGCACCACCGCTCGCCCTCCACCCACCGCATGCCCGACTGGGTCAAACGCCTCTTCCTGGTCCgcctccctgccttcctcttCATGCGCCGCCTCGGGAGCTCCAACGTCCGCGAGAGACTCCGCAGGAAGTACGGCAGCACCACCGGCGCCGGTACCGGGGCCGCCACGGGCTCGGCGGGGAACAACAGCGCCCCCAGAGGCGGGGAGAAGAAGACGCACTCCGACATCAAGCTGGGTGGGATCAAGACCAACGCGGACTCCTTCTACGTGAACGAGGACTCGTCCAAGAAGTTTGGCTGGAAGGTCGGGGACGTGTCGGACGGAGGGCCGCCAGAGTTCCGCCGCCGCGTGGCCGTCCAATGGGACGCCGACATGGAGGAGGCGGTGGACGGTGTGAGGTACATTGCCGAGCATATGGGGACGGAGGACGACGACGAAGGG ATCATCAAGGACTGGAAGTATGTGGCCATGGTGATCGACCGCCTCTTCCTCTGGATCTTCATcgtggtgtgtgtgacaggcacGCTAGGTCTCTTCATGCAGCCGCTCTTCCAGAGCTACAACACACCCACGGCCGACGACAACGA ATTAGGAGATTTCTGA